Proteins found in one Hyalangium gracile genomic segment:
- the ftsY gene encoding signal recognition particle-docking protein FtsY codes for MKTPTALDVLAAQVPAPAPVPAPPETTPGQPGTPPGAPAPEASPASQVVGYGLGLLFLLLLVLAGRKLFFKAPRVPEKPGKPTVPAEAEKPTLPAETPQLRVELPKTEAELARQREAEQAHARAEELARQREQAARAASQATDATERARLEAEARVLKEKEEEEKRAEYRARKAADEEAKERKRREREEAERLLGEQKAREAAEAEAARQAEAAAERAKLQAEAGKTLAQGLDKTKSQGFMARLNGLFGQNRQVDESVLAEMEEILFTADIGVRTASNLVELARDKLKRNELSNPERIKALIREEVARIVDLPTPNTLQGGGPPHVVMVVGVNGAGKTTTIGKLAAQLTGAGKKVVLAAGDTFRAAATEQLDVWAARAKAELVKGEDGGDPGAVIFEAVKKARETGADVVIADTAGRLHTKAPLMEELKKVHRVMGKALQGAPHEVLLVLDSTNGQNAIQQAKQFSEAVGVTGIALTKLDGTAKGGVIIGICDELKIPVLWVGVGEKIADLRRFEPREFVKALFD; via the coding sequence ATGAAGACTCCGACCGCCCTGGACGTCCTCGCCGCGCAGGTGCCCGCCCCTGCCCCCGTGCCCGCTCCCCCGGAGACGACACCGGGCCAGCCCGGCACCCCGCCAGGCGCGCCGGCCCCCGAGGCGAGCCCCGCGTCCCAGGTGGTGGGCTACGGGCTGGGGCTGCTCTTCCTGCTCCTGCTGGTGCTGGCCGGGCGCAAGCTCTTCTTCAAGGCGCCTCGCGTCCCCGAGAAGCCCGGCAAGCCCACGGTGCCCGCGGAGGCCGAGAAGCCGACGCTCCCGGCCGAGACGCCCCAGCTGCGCGTGGAGCTGCCGAAGACGGAGGCGGAGCTGGCCCGCCAGCGAGAGGCCGAGCAGGCCCACGCCCGCGCCGAGGAGCTGGCCCGTCAGCGCGAGCAGGCGGCCCGCGCGGCCAGCCAGGCCACGGACGCCACCGAGCGCGCCCGCCTGGAGGCCGAGGCCCGCGTCCTCAAGGAGAAGGAGGAGGAGGAGAAGCGCGCCGAGTACCGCGCGAGGAAGGCCGCCGACGAGGAGGCCAAGGAGCGCAAGCGCCGCGAGCGCGAGGAGGCCGAGCGGCTCCTGGGGGAGCAGAAGGCCCGCGAGGCGGCGGAGGCCGAGGCGGCCCGTCAGGCGGAGGCGGCGGCCGAGCGCGCCAAGCTCCAGGCCGAGGCCGGCAAGACGCTGGCGCAGGGCCTGGACAAGACGAAGAGCCAGGGCTTCATGGCCCGCCTCAACGGCCTGTTCGGCCAGAACCGCCAGGTGGACGAGTCCGTGCTGGCGGAGATGGAGGAGATCCTCTTCACCGCGGACATCGGCGTGCGCACCGCGTCCAACCTGGTGGAGCTGGCGCGCGACAAGCTCAAGCGCAACGAGCTGAGCAACCCCGAGCGCATCAAGGCCCTCATCCGCGAGGAGGTGGCGCGCATCGTCGACCTGCCGACGCCGAACACGCTGCAGGGCGGTGGGCCGCCGCACGTGGTGATGGTGGTGGGCGTCAACGGCGCGGGGAAGACGACGACGATCGGCAAGCTGGCCGCGCAGCTCACCGGCGCGGGGAAGAAGGTGGTGCTCGCCGCGGGAGACACCTTCCGCGCCGCCGCCACCGAGCAGTTGGACGTGTGGGCCGCTCGGGCCAAGGCGGAGCTGGTGAAGGGCGAGGACGGCGGAGACCCGGGCGCCGTCATCTTCGAGGCGGTGAAGAAGGCGCGGGAGACGGGCGCGGACGTCGTCATCGCGGACACCGCGGGTCGGCTCCACACCAAGGCCCCGCTCATGGAGGAGCTCAAGAAGGTCCACCGCGTGATGGGCAAGGCGCTGCAGGGCGCGCCCCACGAGGTGCTCCTGGTGCTCGACTCCACCAACGGTCAGAACGCCATCCAGCAGGCCAAGCAGTTCTCGGAGGCGGTGGGCGTCACCGGCATCGCGCTGACCAAGCTGGACGGCACCGCCAAGGGCGGCGTCATCATCGGCATCTGCGACGAGCTGAAGATCCCCGTGCTCTGGGTGGGCGTCGGCGAGAAGATCGCCGACCTGCGCCGCTTCGAGCCGCGCGAGTTCGTGAAGGCGCTGTTCGACTGA
- a CDS encoding sensor histidine kinase translates to MLPVVAFSGLVVLQLASEMQRSIERRLQRAAHVMNASFEREVAATVRTLQALAGAASLDRGDLHGFREEAIRVQATQPSWLTVLLLTPEGQQLVNVRQPPGAPLSQATEPESVRGIVETRQPTVGSLKRSPSSQRWAFPVRVPVIRDGQLKYVLTAVIPPEALEAVATHEQPAEEGEFTRTIVDSQGLIVFRTRSPERFIGTPATATYRKNTLAALEGVFRSVTLEGTQSYVAFSRSPSSGWVSSVVVPVELIDGPLRRSLWVVAVSGLLAMLVSTGGALVFARRFARGIRSVAVAADSLAHGEQPLIEPSTIAEVDRVGQSLVVSAERLRQHAQEEQRAREGLEAAVRARDEFLSLASHELKTPLTSLMLQTQLLQRRLERNESLPPGGLTRLLDQTARQTRRLSRLVNDMLDISRITAGKLALERETFELAAFASEVVAKLTPQLSEAGCEVSVRTTEPVLGHWDRYRLEQVLTNLLTNAARYGAGTPVEVSVRRLEQRAELRVRDQGRGIAPADQERIFRKFERAVGGHEVAGLGLGLFIVREIVEMHGGSVHVESALGQGATFVVILPLQASLALEDVSKESLG, encoded by the coding sequence ATGCTGCCCGTGGTGGCGTTCTCGGGGCTTGTCGTGCTGCAGCTCGCCAGCGAGATGCAGCGCTCCATCGAGCGCCGCCTGCAGCGCGCGGCCCACGTGATGAACGCCTCCTTCGAGCGGGAGGTCGCGGCGACGGTGCGCACGCTCCAGGCGCTGGCGGGGGCCGCGTCGCTCGACCGGGGGGATCTCCACGGCTTCCGGGAAGAGGCCATCCGCGTGCAGGCGACGCAGCCCTCCTGGCTCACGGTGCTGCTGCTGACGCCGGAGGGCCAGCAGCTCGTCAACGTGCGCCAGCCGCCCGGAGCGCCCCTGTCCCAGGCCACCGAGCCCGAGAGCGTCCGTGGCATCGTCGAGACGCGCCAGCCCACGGTGGGCAGCCTCAAGCGGAGCCCCTCCTCCCAGCGGTGGGCCTTCCCCGTCCGGGTGCCGGTCATCCGGGACGGCCAGCTCAAGTACGTGCTCACGGCGGTCATCCCCCCTGAAGCGCTGGAGGCCGTCGCCACGCACGAGCAGCCCGCGGAGGAGGGGGAGTTCACCCGCACCATCGTCGACAGCCAGGGCCTCATCGTCTTCCGCACGCGCAGCCCCGAGCGCTTCATCGGCACGCCCGCCACGGCCACCTATCGCAAGAACACCCTGGCGGCGCTCGAGGGGGTGTTCCGCAGCGTCACGCTGGAGGGGACACAGTCCTATGTGGCCTTCAGCCGCTCGCCGTCCTCGGGCTGGGTCTCCTCCGTCGTGGTCCCCGTGGAGCTCATCGACGGCCCCCTGCGCAGATCGCTCTGGGTCGTCGCCGTCTCCGGGCTGCTGGCCATGCTCGTGAGCACCGGGGGCGCGCTCGTCTTCGCCCGGCGCTTCGCCCGTGGCATCCGCTCCGTGGCGGTGGCGGCGGACTCGCTGGCCCACGGGGAGCAGCCGCTCATCGAGCCCTCGACCATCGCGGAGGTGGATCGGGTGGGCCAGTCGCTCGTGGTCTCCGCCGAGCGCCTGCGCCAGCACGCGCAGGAGGAGCAGCGCGCCCGCGAGGGGCTCGAGGCGGCCGTGCGCGCGCGGGACGAGTTCCTCTCGCTCGCCTCGCACGAGCTGAAGACGCCCCTCACCTCGCTGATGCTCCAGACGCAGCTGCTCCAGCGCCGGCTCGAGCGCAACGAGTCCCTGCCGCCGGGGGGGCTGACCAGGCTGCTGGACCAGACGGCCCGGCAGACGCGGCGGCTGTCGCGGCTGGTGAACGACATGCTCGACATCTCGCGCATCACCGCCGGCAAGCTCGCGCTGGAGCGTGAGACGTTCGAGCTGGCGGCCTTCGCGAGCGAAGTCGTGGCCAAGCTCACCCCCCAGCTGAGCGAGGCGGGGTGCGAGGTGTCGGTGCGGACGACGGAGCCTGTCCTCGGGCACTGGGATCGCTACCGGCTCGAGCAGGTGCTCACCAACCTGCTCACCAACGCGGCGCGTTATGGGGCCGGCACCCCCGTGGAGGTCTCCGTCCGTCGCCTCGAGCAGCGGGCGGAGCTCCGGGTGAGGGATCAGGGCCGCGGCATCGCTCCGGCCGACCAGGAGCGCATCTTCCGCAAGTTCGAGCGGGCCGTGGGCGGCCATGAGGTGGCCGGGCTCGGGCTGGGACTGTTCATCGTGCGCGAGATCGTCGAGATGCACGGCGGGTCGGTTCACGTCGAGAGCGCGCTCGGGCAAGGTGCTACCTTCGTCGTCATTCTTCCTCTCCAGGCGTCTCTGGCCCTGGAGGACGTGTCAAAGGAATCCCTCGGATGA
- a CDS encoding sensor histidine kinase has protein sequence MKLTTSVLLVAGQPPDPALLATVHEVLGGKAVHAASGEEALWWAQQEDFVAVLVEASRMTAAREGLELARKLREQERSRHTPLLVLTDAPRDVMPLFQGQALGLVDYLPKPLEAELLRAKVSAFVELFRERQELRQQAARLHEEELARRQSLHEERQRFFALVENSPDFIGIADVAGVPVYVNPAGRRLVGLGQEEDVGRMSMVQYYAPEAQSLAQEIIIPTMVREGRWEGEARFRNFKTGASIPVSDTHFSIQDPGSGRVIGYGTITRDISDRRQGEEDRERILKELGEAVRLRDEFLLVASHELKTPLTPLSLKLQSLEAVARAEPDSPLAQRLVKDVELMRRQVRRLADLVNDLLDVSRITTGRPRLSYEQVDLPVLVREVVERFESQAERAECTIEVTSESSILGEWDRLRLEQVLTNLLSNALKYGAGKPVHVQVRSGVTRAWVLVRDEGIGIEPEALERIFQKYERAVSSQHYGGMGLGLYVTRQLVEAMGGVVRVVSTPGQGATFTVELPRYPGREQKGEGFPL, from the coding sequence ATGAAGCTCACCACCAGCGTGTTGCTGGTTGCGGGCCAGCCGCCTGATCCCGCGCTCCTGGCGACCGTCCATGAAGTCCTGGGCGGGAAGGCCGTGCACGCCGCTTCCGGTGAGGAGGCGCTGTGGTGGGCCCAGCAGGAGGACTTCGTCGCCGTCCTCGTCGAGGCGTCCCGGATGACGGCGGCGCGAGAGGGCCTCGAGCTGGCGCGCAAGCTCCGCGAGCAGGAGCGCTCGCGGCACACGCCGCTCCTGGTCCTGACGGACGCTCCCCGGGACGTCATGCCCCTGTTCCAGGGACAGGCGCTCGGGCTGGTGGACTACCTGCCGAAGCCGCTGGAGGCCGAGCTGCTGCGCGCTAAGGTGTCGGCCTTCGTGGAGCTGTTCCGCGAGCGGCAGGAGCTGAGACAGCAGGCGGCGCGGCTCCACGAGGAGGAGCTGGCGCGGCGGCAGTCGCTGCACGAGGAGCGGCAGCGCTTCTTCGCCCTGGTGGAGAACTCGCCGGACTTCATCGGCATCGCGGATGTGGCGGGGGTGCCCGTCTACGTGAACCCGGCGGGCCGCCGCCTGGTAGGGCTGGGCCAGGAAGAGGACGTGGGGCGCATGTCCATGGTCCAGTACTACGCGCCCGAGGCCCAGTCGCTGGCTCAGGAGATCATCATCCCCACCATGGTGAGGGAGGGCCGCTGGGAGGGAGAGGCGCGCTTCCGGAACTTCAAGACGGGGGCCTCCATCCCCGTGTCCGACACCCACTTCAGCATCCAGGATCCCGGCTCGGGGCGGGTGATCGGCTACGGCACCATCACCCGGGACATCTCCGACAGGCGGCAGGGCGAGGAGGATCGCGAGCGCATCCTCAAGGAGCTGGGCGAGGCGGTGCGGCTGCGGGACGAGTTCCTCCTGGTGGCCAGCCACGAGCTGAAGACACCGCTCACGCCGCTGAGCCTCAAGCTGCAGTCCCTGGAGGCCGTGGCCCGGGCCGAGCCGGACTCACCGCTGGCCCAGCGCCTGGTGAAGGACGTGGAGCTGATGCGCCGCCAGGTGCGGCGCCTGGCCGATCTGGTGAATGACCTGCTGGACGTGTCGCGCATCACGACCGGACGACCGAGGCTGTCCTACGAGCAGGTGGACCTGCCGGTGCTGGTGCGGGAGGTGGTGGAGCGGTTCGAGTCCCAGGCCGAGCGCGCGGAGTGCACCATCGAGGTGACCTCGGAGAGCTCCATCCTCGGAGAGTGGGATCGGCTCCGGCTGGAGCAGGTGCTGACGAACCTGCTGTCCAACGCCCTCAAGTACGGCGCGGGCAAGCCGGTGCACGTCCAGGTGCGCTCCGGAGTCACCCGCGCGTGGGTGCTGGTCCGGGACGAGGGGATCGGCATCGAGCCCGAGGCGCTCGAGCGCATCTTCCAGAAGTACGAGCGGGCGGTGTCCTCGCAGCACTACGGAGGCATGGGCCTGGGGCTGTACGTCACCCGGCAGCTCGTGGAGGCGATGGGCGGCGTGGTGCGGGTCGTCAGCACGCCGGGGCAGGGGGCCACCTTCACGGTGGAGCTGCCGCGCTACCCGGGGCGCGAGCAGAAGGGCGAAGGCTTCCCCCTATAA
- a CDS encoding efflux RND transporter permease subunit, producing the protein MSTEASPSPINRLLRASFSRPGLTVLLALAASALGAVALQGLRRDVFPDLSAPIFNIIVQNAAMGAEELETAVAIPMEVALAGLPEVRRVRSTSQLGVTQVTVEFEPDADYFRSRQYVAERVAQAQGELPPGTDAPLVSSLTGRLNEVFEFTLEAEPGTADLMTLRDLAEFEVKNRLLAVPGVAGVERLGGYLRQFQVQLDPDEMVARGITLDEVEHALEGANLNASGGFVVQGPMEWTVRAVGRAQTVNDLRSAVVAVRAGTPVLLGDVADVREAPAVRRGLAHRLKGEVVSCRVSKQFGADTMRVTEGVRQAIAEVRQSLPSGVQLRIVYDQSELVGSALGGVSRAILLGAFLVVLVLFALLGDWRAALIVTLTLPLSLALAGLLLKAAGIGLNTMTLGGLAIAVGLLVDAAIIVTENIIHDLREGAGRRSVREEALAASMEMGRPIAFTTLIVVSVFIPLFAMTGIEGRMYRPLAAAVVACLAASLALALTLVPVASGLFLRPHRPDQPEDVWLIRKVKAVYAPILDACMRRAGLVRLVALAITVPALGLAFAVGSDFMPRLDEGAFLLQTILPPEASLEEVDRLNHRVEDVLREFPEVDDVVRRTGRAERTEDPMPHTISDVLIVLKPDRARNLATLEAEMREAVEKVPGVSALFTTPLGMRIDEGLGGSPADISVRIFGPDLATLATLGERARAIMAKVEGVEDLRVEKLSGLPQLRITVNRAAVARVGLTPGDVIRALRVGLVGQEFPQVWKGQRRYDLVLRLADHRRGDINAIRNLLVDGHDGTRIPLSQLATIEETFGAGSIRREAGSRRIATEASVSDRDLGSTAAEVRERLAAELNLPTGYFLDVGGRVESQERAAQSLAIAIAVAILAVFLLLYLALDSLAEALVILATLPDAFVGGILALLITGETWNVSSLVGLIGLFGIAVQNGLVLVAQTKELLARGRPFPEAIREASLGRVRPKLMTAGTAILGLLPLLVLPLHGTEVERPLAVVMVGGLLTSTLFTLLALPTFYAFVHGLRERFDSRQATRKPAA; encoded by the coding sequence ATGAGCACTGAAGCAAGCCCCTCGCCCATCAACCGGCTCCTGCGGGCGTCCTTCTCCCGGCCGGGCCTCACGGTGCTGCTCGCCCTGGCCGCTTCCGCGCTGGGAGCGGTGGCCCTCCAGGGCCTGCGCCGGGACGTCTTCCCGGACCTGTCCGCCCCCATCTTCAACATCATCGTGCAGAACGCGGCGATGGGCGCGGAGGAGCTGGAGACGGCCGTGGCCATTCCCATGGAGGTGGCGCTGGCGGGCCTGCCGGAGGTTCGCCGCGTCCGCTCCACCTCGCAGCTCGGCGTCACCCAGGTCACCGTGGAGTTCGAGCCCGACGCGGACTACTTCCGCAGCCGCCAGTACGTCGCCGAGCGGGTGGCCCAGGCCCAGGGCGAGCTGCCTCCCGGCACGGACGCACCGCTCGTCTCCAGCCTCACCGGACGGCTCAACGAGGTGTTCGAGTTCACCCTCGAGGCGGAGCCCGGCACGGCCGATCTGATGACGCTGCGCGACCTGGCCGAGTTCGAGGTGAAGAACCGGCTGCTGGCTGTCCCAGGGGTCGCGGGAGTGGAGCGCCTGGGCGGCTACCTGCGGCAGTTCCAGGTCCAGCTCGATCCGGACGAGATGGTGGCCCGAGGCATCACCCTCGACGAGGTGGAGCACGCCCTGGAGGGCGCCAACCTCAACGCCTCGGGCGGCTTCGTGGTGCAGGGGCCCATGGAGTGGACGGTGCGCGCGGTGGGACGGGCCCAGACGGTGAATGATCTGCGCAGCGCCGTGGTGGCCGTGCGCGCCGGAACCCCCGTGCTGCTGGGAGACGTGGCGGACGTGCGCGAGGCGCCGGCCGTGCGTCGAGGCCTCGCCCACCGCCTGAAGGGCGAGGTGGTGAGCTGCCGCGTCAGCAAGCAGTTCGGCGCGGACACGATGCGGGTGACCGAGGGCGTGCGTCAGGCCATCGCCGAGGTGCGGCAGAGCCTGCCTTCCGGCGTGCAGCTGCGCATCGTCTACGACCAGTCCGAGCTGGTGGGCTCCGCGCTGGGGGGCGTCAGCCGAGCCATCCTGCTCGGCGCATTCCTCGTGGTGCTCGTGCTCTTCGCGCTGCTGGGAGACTGGCGCGCGGCGCTCATCGTCACGCTCACCCTCCCCCTGTCCCTGGCGTTGGCCGGGCTGCTGCTGAAGGCCGCGGGCATCGGCCTCAACACCATGACGCTGGGAGGACTGGCCATCGCCGTGGGCCTGCTGGTGGATGCGGCCATCATCGTGACCGAGAACATCATCCACGATCTCCGGGAAGGCGCCGGCAGACGGTCCGTGCGCGAGGAGGCGCTCGCCGCCTCGATGGAGATGGGCCGGCCCATCGCCTTCACCACCCTCATCGTCGTGTCCGTCTTCATCCCCCTGTTCGCCATGACGGGCATCGAGGGGCGCATGTACCGCCCCCTGGCGGCGGCCGTGGTGGCGTGCCTCGCGGCGTCGCTGGCCCTGGCCCTCACGCTGGTGCCGGTCGCCTCCGGCCTCTTCCTGCGCCCCCACCGCCCGGACCAGCCCGAGGACGTGTGGCTCATCCGCAAGGTGAAGGCCGTCTACGCGCCGATCCTGGATGCCTGCATGCGCAGGGCGGGGCTCGTGCGGCTGGTGGCGCTCGCCATCACCGTGCCGGCGCTGGGGCTGGCCTTCGCGGTGGGCAGCGACTTCATGCCCCGCCTGGACGAGGGCGCCTTCCTCCTCCAGACGATCCTCCCCCCGGAGGCCTCGCTCGAGGAGGTGGACCGGCTCAACCACCGCGTGGAGGACGTGCTGCGCGAGTTCCCCGAGGTCGACGACGTGGTGCGCCGCACGGGCCGCGCCGAGCGCACCGAGGACCCCATGCCGCACACCATCTCGGACGTGCTCATCGTCCTCAAGCCAGACAGGGCGAGGAACCTGGCGACCCTGGAGGCGGAGATGCGCGAGGCGGTGGAGAAGGTCCCCGGCGTGTCCGCCCTCTTCACGACGCCCCTGGGCATGCGCATCGACGAGGGCCTGGGTGGCAGCCCCGCGGACATCTCGGTGCGCATCTTCGGACCGGACCTCGCGACGCTCGCCACGCTGGGCGAGCGGGCCCGCGCCATCATGGCGAAGGTGGAGGGCGTGGAGGATCTCCGGGTGGAGAAGCTCAGCGGCCTCCCGCAGCTGCGCATCACCGTGAACCGGGCGGCGGTGGCCCGCGTGGGCCTCACCCCTGGCGACGTCATCCGAGCCCTGCGCGTGGGGCTGGTGGGCCAGGAGTTCCCCCAGGTGTGGAAGGGGCAGCGGCGCTATGACCTGGTGCTGCGCCTGGCGGACCACCGCCGGGGAGACATCAACGCCATCCGCAACCTCCTGGTGGACGGCCATGACGGCACCCGCATCCCCTTGAGCCAGCTGGCCACCATCGAGGAGACGTTCGGCGCGGGCAGCATCCGCCGCGAGGCGGGCAGCCGCCGCATCGCCACCGAGGCCAGCGTCTCCGACAGGGACCTGGGCAGCACGGCGGCCGAGGTCCGCGAGAGGCTGGCGGCGGAGCTGAACCTGCCCACCGGCTACTTCCTCGACGTGGGCGGCCGGGTGGAGAGCCAGGAGCGCGCCGCGCAGTCGCTCGCGATCGCCATCGCGGTGGCGATCCTGGCCGTCTTCCTCCTGCTGTACCTGGCGCTGGACTCCCTGGCCGAGGCGCTCGTCATCCTGGCCACCCTGCCGGACGCCTTCGTGGGCGGCATCCTCGCGCTGCTCATCACCGGAGAGACATGGAACGTCTCCAGCCTCGTGGGCCTCATCGGGCTGTTCGGCATCGCCGTGCAGAACGGGCTGGTGCTCGTGGCGCAGACGAAGGAGCTCCTGGCCCGAGGGCGACCCTTCCCCGAGGCCATCCGCGAGGCCAGCCTCGGCCGCGTCCGGCCCAAGCTGATGACCGCGGGCACGGCCATCCTCGGCCTGCTGCCGCTGCTGGTGCTGCCGCTGCACGGCACCGAGGTCGAACGGCCCCTGGCGGTGGTGATGGTGGGCGGGCTGCTCACGTCCACCCTCTTCACCCTGCTGGCGCTGCCCACCTTCTATGCCTTCGTGCACGGCCTGCGGGAGCGCTTCGACTCGCGCCAGGCCACGCGGAAGCCCGCGGCGTGA
- a CDS encoding efflux RND transporter periplasmic adaptor subunit, translated as MKPLYGLLMTLIALAACKREEHQHEEHPTPQEKAREEAHSEEEHAAHIRIDPEMLRDLRITIAPVSTRPVGESVLVLGELTFDENAYAEVASSIPARVSAVAVTTGQQVKEGQKLAELQSPELGKARAALQSAQARATAARQAAERKRTLAAERIVAQKDVQAAEAEAAAAEAEVSAARAQLVALSAGSEELLHGQGAPGFTLRSPIEGTVIERNARLGQMADPSQPLFRIGNLNHLWLIVHAFERDAVRLKQGAEARVSFAAFPGQEFSARVGHVGQQVDAASRTIPVRLELDNRDGLLRPGMSASASIPLGGAGAAITTVPTQALQRLENGWVAFLPTEEKGVFARRQVGRGRTLGEVVEVLSGLKAGDQVVVEGAFLLRSEVEKSAGGGEAHEH; from the coding sequence ATGAAGCCCCTCTATGGCCTCCTGATGACGTTGATCGCCCTGGCCGCCTGCAAGCGCGAAGAGCATCAGCACGAGGAGCACCCCACGCCGCAGGAGAAGGCGCGGGAGGAGGCCCACTCCGAAGAGGAGCACGCGGCCCACATCCGAATCGATCCCGAGATGCTCCGGGACCTGCGCATCACCATCGCGCCGGTGTCGACGCGTCCCGTCGGCGAGAGCGTCCTCGTCCTGGGCGAGCTGACGTTCGACGAGAACGCCTACGCCGAGGTGGCCTCCTCCATCCCTGCCCGAGTGAGCGCCGTGGCGGTGACGACGGGCCAGCAGGTCAAGGAAGGACAGAAGCTGGCGGAGTTGCAGAGCCCCGAGCTGGGCAAGGCACGCGCCGCCCTCCAGTCGGCCCAGGCCCGCGCCACCGCCGCCCGTCAGGCCGCCGAGCGCAAGCGCACGCTCGCCGCCGAGCGCATCGTGGCCCAGAAGGACGTACAGGCCGCCGAGGCGGAGGCCGCCGCCGCCGAGGCCGAGGTCTCCGCCGCGAGGGCCCAGCTGGTGGCCCTGAGCGCGGGCAGCGAGGAGCTGCTCCACGGACAGGGAGCGCCGGGGTTCACGCTGCGCTCGCCCATCGAGGGCACGGTCATCGAGCGCAACGCCCGGCTCGGCCAGATGGCGGACCCATCGCAGCCCCTCTTCCGCATCGGCAACCTCAACCACCTGTGGCTCATCGTCCACGCCTTCGAGCGTGATGCGGTACGCCTCAAGCAGGGCGCCGAGGCGCGCGTCTCCTTCGCGGCCTTCCCGGGCCAGGAGTTCTCCGCCCGGGTCGGCCACGTCGGGCAGCAGGTGGACGCCGCCTCACGCACCATCCCCGTGCGGCTGGAGCTGGACAACCGCGACGGCCTGCTGAGGCCCGGCATGTCCGCCTCCGCCTCCATTCCCCTGGGAGGAGCCGGAGCCGCCATCACCACCGTCCCGACCCAGGCCCTCCAGCGCCTGGAGAACGGCTGGGTGGCCTTCCTCCCCACCGAGGAGAAGGGAGTGTTCGCGCGGCGACAGGTGGGACGAGGCCGGACGCTCGGAGAAGTCGTGGAGGTGCTCTCGGGCTTGAAGGCAGGAGACCAGGTGGTGGTGGAGGGAGCCTTCCTCCTCAGATCCGAGGTGGAGAAGTCCGCGGGCGGAGGGGAAGCGCATGAGCACTGA
- a CDS encoding TolC family protein: MSVRLATAAFGLTAALLWPRSGAAQPTELTLDEAVAMARRQSPALLEAAGRVAEAQGPVAGASPLLRDNPTLQTEAGPRTRSNGEQALDVGVGLVQQVELGGKRGARLESARAGLARETAWRQDVERRVLGEVAATFLRALHVQERLRLARAVEQAAQDTAHSVQRRFEAGDVPVVDVNVARVALARARADVAGTEGEEAAILGELRALLGLPAQHALGLRGELRALASASTTPSSRTAVRPDIAALEAELAQAEAELRLGQRSAWPDVGVGVRYQREAGESAILGTLNVPLPFFARGQEAQVTGEARVRRLQAALEAARRARDVQQEAALAHHHKRQEALALLERDALPLLADNESLARKSYEAGEMGLAEFLIVRRDTLDARAAYLDSLLEAALARVQLSVATGVLP, encoded by the coding sequence GTGTCCGTTCGACTTGCGACGGCAGCCTTCGGGCTGACCGCCGCGCTTCTCTGGCCGCGCTCCGGTGCGGCACAGCCGACAGAGCTCACTCTCGACGAAGCCGTGGCCATGGCCCGGCGGCAGTCCCCTGCCCTGCTCGAAGCCGCGGGCCGTGTCGCCGAGGCCCAGGGGCCCGTGGCCGGCGCCTCTCCCCTGCTCCGGGACAACCCGACGCTGCAGACGGAGGCGGGCCCGCGCACCCGCTCCAATGGAGAGCAGGCCCTGGATGTGGGAGTGGGGCTCGTCCAGCAGGTGGAGTTGGGAGGAAAGCGGGGGGCCCGTCTGGAGTCCGCCCGCGCGGGCCTCGCCCGGGAGACGGCCTGGCGGCAGGACGTGGAGCGACGCGTCCTCGGCGAGGTGGCCGCCACCTTCCTGCGCGCCCTGCACGTCCAGGAGCGACTGCGCCTGGCTCGCGCCGTCGAGCAGGCCGCCCAGGACACGGCCCACTCCGTCCAGCGGCGCTTCGAGGCGGGGGACGTCCCCGTCGTGGACGTGAACGTGGCACGCGTGGCGCTTGCTCGAGCCCGGGCGGACGTCGCGGGCACGGAAGGCGAGGAAGCCGCCATCCTCGGGGAGCTGAGGGCCCTGCTGGGACTCCCCGCCCAGCACGCCCTCGGACTGCGCGGGGAGCTGCGGGCCCTGGCCTCTGCATCGACGACCCCCTCCTCGCGGACAGCAGTGCGCCCGGACATCGCGGCCCTGGAGGCGGAGCTGGCGCAGGCCGAGGCGGAGCTGCGCCTGGGTCAGCGCAGCGCGTGGCCCGACGTGGGCGTCGGCGTGCGCTACCAGCGCGAGGCCGGCGAGTCCGCCATCCTCGGCACCCTCAACGTGCCCCTGCCCTTCTTCGCCCGGGGACAGGAGGCCCAGGTGACGGGAGAAGCCCGGGTGCGCCGCCTCCAGGCAGCGCTGGAAGCCGCCCGCCGCGCTCGGGACGTCCAGCAGGAGGCCGCCCTCGCCCACCACCACAAGCGGCAGGAGGCCCTGGCGCTGCTGGAGCGCGATGCCCTTCCGCTGCTGGCTGACAACGAGTCGCTCGCCCGTAAGTCCTACGAGGCCGGAGAGATGGGGCTCGCCGAGTTCCTCATCGTGCGCCGCGACACGCTCGATGCTCGTGCCGCCTACCTCGACAGCCTCCTCGAAGCCGCCCTCGCCCGTGTGCAGCTCTCCGTCGCGACAGGAGTCCTCCCATGA
- a CDS encoding DUF3703 domain-containing protein: MTPRLRGHFETELRQSVEAETRGEWSSAWRFLERAHILSQAYAGPHLRVHWAMFTFAWRRRNWGEMLGQLPRLVLAGPGSLLGRAPLGNTGGANVGIFTPMPIPEDLQALLREPGESSERARG, from the coding sequence ATGACTCCCAGGTTGCGCGGGCACTTCGAGACGGAGCTTCGCCAGTCCGTCGAGGCCGAGACGAGAGGCGAGTGGAGCAGCGCCTGGCGGTTCCTCGAGCGCGCGCACATCCTCAGTCAGGCCTACGCGGGGCCTCACCTCCGCGTCCACTGGGCGATGTTCACCTTCGCCTGGCGCCGGAGGAACTGGGGAGAGATGCTCGGACAGCTTCCTCGCCTGGTCCTCGCGGGTCCGGGCTCCCTGCTCGGGCGTGCGCCGCTGGGCAACACGGGGGGCGCCAACGTGGGCATCTTCACGCCCATGCCGATCCCCGAGGACCTGCAGGCCCTGCTGCGTGAGCCGGGCGAGTCCTCGGAGAGAGCCCGGGGGTAA